In Chloroflexota bacterium, the genomic window TGTGTTTGGGGGCCAGGATAGCAGGGGTAGGGCGGGATGTCAAGGACCTCTCCCCCTGGCCGCCTCTCCCAGCGGGAGAGGGGACAGAGCGCCCGACGCGGAGGCATCGGGCTGAAGGGGCGAAGCCCTGGCGTCGCCTGTCTGCCTGTAAGGGCGACCGGCCGGTCGCCCCTACGCGGTGCGCCGCTGAGGCTGCGCACGCCCCCTTCTCGCCCCGCCCGCGGGGAGAGAAGGGGCCAGGTGGATGTGAGGGGTAACACCTGCGTGCGGGCGCGGCACAAAATGCAGGGGCAACGCGTGTGTCGCCCCTGCAACATACGATCACAACAATGCGGCGGACGCCGCGGCTAGTCGTAGTGCCGCCACGTGCCGTTGCTGTACAGCACGAAGATGCCCAAGCGGTTGCTCCACAGCATGTGCCCGCGCTCAAAGTTCTGCCACGACAGGGTCAGCCCGCGCTCCGGCTCTGTGGCCCACGACAGCGCCGAACGCACGCTGGGGTTCTCGCGCCAGACCTTGCCGAAGCCGCGCACCGGCTGGTAGTAGCCCCACGGCGGCACGATGCTGGGATCCGACTCGGGCTGAGGCGGCGCCCATGTATCGGCGAAGGATTGCCACGTCCCGTTGTTGTACAGCACGTACACCCTCGGCCCCACCGATGTCCAGAACATGTAGCCGCCGATGAAGATCTCCTCCGCAGCGGTGGTGCTGAACTCGTCGGCCAGCGGGCACCCCAGGCCGCTCCGCACGGCGCTGTAGGTGTTCCAGATGCGCCCGAAGCCGAACTTGGGCGTGATGGTGCACGCCGTCGGAGGCGTCGTCGGCTCGGCCAGGACGAACTTCACCGCGTCAAAACCGATGCGCCGCGACAGGTAGGCTTCCTGCGTGTTGTCGGCCAGGTACACATACTCGCCGCCCGTGGCGTTGAAGGTGAAGGTCCCTAGCCGCACCCAGGCGTTGTAGTAGATATACTGGTTCACCGACACGTCGTGGCGCATCCCCGCGTGGTAGACGCGGTAGCGGGCATTGCCCGTGGTGGCGTTGCACGACGGGATGAAGACGTACACGGTGTAGCGCCCCGGAGTCGGCAGCGCGGGCGTCCACTTGGCCCAGTTGGACACCGCATAGACGTTGTTCAGCGTCCAGTAGGAGTGATTGCCATAGCCGCACCAACTCGTGCGCCAGCCAGATGCCGGTCCGCCCTTGACGAAGCCCGGACTGAACTCGTCCACGACGACCTCAACGGGGCCGGGCGGTGGAGGCGGCGGGGGCGGGGGTGGGGGCGGGGTCGCCGGCTCCCAGCGCAGCCGCGCCACAGCCACGCCGATCTGCTCAAAGTACTCCACGCGGATGCGATGGTCGCCCGCGCCCAAGTAGATCGTGGCCGTGTGGGTCGTCTCCGGCTGGGCGTACCACTTATCAATGACGAGTTGCTCATCCACCCACACGCGCATGCCGTCGTCGTGGGTCGCGTAGAACGTATAGTTCCCCGCCGTCGCGAAGTTCACGATGCTGGTCCAGCGGACCGAAAAGTAATCGGCCGGGATGGGCGAACCCGGCGAGTTGGTGCCCCAGTTGAAGTCCAGGATGGGGTCATCGCGCACCAGTTGCGGCGCGCCCGTCAGGTACATGTTGGGGTAGAACTCACCATGCCAGAAGGCGGGGCTGTAGTCCGTCCGCACCCACGACAGGCGAATCTGGGCGATGCCGGTGTGTTCGTAGTACTCCAGGCGCAGGGGATGATCGCCCGCGGTCATGGCCCGTGTGAACGTGTACGTCGTGGGGGCCTGGTCAAACCACTTGTCCAGCACCAGGTCGCCGTTGAGCCACAGGCGCACGCCATCATCGGTGGTTACGGTGAACCGGTAGGTGCCGTCCTCAAAACGGACGACTCGCGTCCACCGCACCGAGAAGTTGTCGGCGTTGACGCCCGCTGCCGGCGCTGATGCGCCCCAGTCAAAGTTGATGTCGGCATCATCGCGCACCAGAGCGGGGCTGCCGCCGAACCAGGTGTTGTTGTAGTACTCGCCGCGCCACGTGGGGTCGGCAGCCTGGGCCGGGCCTGCGGTCAGGTGTGCCAGCGGCGCCCACACCAGGATGGCCAGGATCAGAACGCTCACCGCTTTGGAGCCCCACCCAACCAGGGAACGTTTCCTTTTGCCGCGCATAATCGCACCTCCTAACGCGGTTCTTCCTGCAAGCCGCATTCCAAACGAGACGCACCCTCCAAGTCCGTCTGTGCCCCTTGCATGCAAGAAGCATGCCTGTAAATGGCTAACGTGTCAAGTCAGGGAATGGTTCCCTACTTGGGATGGCGCGATTCCACCTCCTGGACTAACACCGTCCGCAGCCGCAACTGCACAGGGCCGTGCAGCACCTCGGCCAGCGCCCTGGAGACCGATTCGGCCTGCTGCGCGTCGGGCGGTTCCGCCAACTGCACCGTCGCCTCAATCCGCCAGACGCCGCCCGAACGCCTGGCGCTGTCCACCGACACCAAGCGGGCCGAGGGCAGCCGCTCTACTTCCGACGCCAGGACCTCCCGCAGCAGGCGCTGTTCTGCCGATACTCGCTCGGAGCGAACCATGATGCCCACCAGCAGCGCCGAGATGATGACCAGCGCGGCAGCGGAGAAGGTCAGTCCTCTCCGGAACCAGGCTTCACGCTCTGCCGCCTGGGCCTTCGGCCGGATGCCCAGAAGCAGGAAGACGAACGCTCCTGCCAGCGTGATGGCGATAAGGTTTGTGAGGAACAGGAGCAGTGCACCGCCCATCACACTTCCGCTGCCTTGCGCCAAGCCGATGCCCACCGTGCACAACGGGGGCATCAGCGCGGCGGCGATGGCCACGCCGGGCAGCGCGGCGGCCACCTCTTTGCGGGCCAGCGCGTAGGCCCCCGCCGCACCCGACGCGAGGGCGACCCCCAAGTCCATCAACGTGGGATGAGTGCGCGCGATGATCTCCGCCGTCGGTTGCGAAACCGGAAACAGAAGTGCTGAGAACGCCGACAACACCACTGCTGCGCCGACACCCTTGATGGTGGACTCCGCGCCACGGCTCAGCATCCGCGGCTCGCCCAACACGATGCCCAGCGACAGCGCCAGAATAGGGGTCATCAGCGGCGCCACCAGCATCGCGCCGATGATTACCGCGGCACTGTCGGCTAGCAATCCCAGGCTGGCGATCACCGCTGACAGCACGATGAGCACGTAGTAGTTGACATCGCCTCGCGCACCCTCGCGCAGGGTACGGTACAGGGTTACCAGTTCTTCGGGTTCCAAGTTGGGAAACAGGCTATAGAAGCCATCCCACAGGCGGTGGAGCCACACGCGCGCCAAGTTGCTAGGCGCCCGCACGAGCATCAGGGGCGTGTCCGTCTTGGTCAGAACCTGCTCGGGTACCCGTCCGAACAGGACCCGATCCAGCCAAGACTCCTTGGACATTCCCATAACCAGCATATCGGCGCGCTCGGCCTCACTGACGATGGCTCCCACTACGTCGTCCGAACGCACGACGTCCAGATCGGCATAGCATGTCGCCTTCAGCGCGTCCACGCACTCGTCAACCCGCTCGCGGGCCTTGGATTCCGCTTCGGCGCTGGCCTCAGGCGCTACCACATGCAAGGCTTTGACACTGGCGCCAAAGGTCTGGGCGAGTCGCCCGGCGAGTTGCAAAGCCTCCTCCGCGTGAGGGCCGCTGGTAACCGGCACAAGGATACGCTGGGCGCGCTGTGGCACCTGCCCGCTCACGACCAGGACGCCGCATGGCGCATCGCGCAGCACGGCGTCCACGATACGGCCCAGCGAGCCGGATGAAACCGGCGCGCGCTGCGTCCAGCCCAGGATGATGAGGTCGCAATCCTCTTCCACCGCCGTGTCCACGATACCCTGATGGGCGGTGCGGGCCACTCTGGTCATCACATGCACCGGCACCCCCTGCTCCTCCACCGCCTCGCTGGCGGCTTTCAACGCCTCCAACTGTCCGCGGGCCAGCCGCCGCCCCGTCGCGATGGAGACCCGCGCGGGCGTCTCCACCACCTGCAACGCCACGATGTCGCCGTCAACGGGTTTGACGAGGGTCAAGGCCAGTTCCATGAGATGCTTGGCTGTCTTCGGATTGGCCACCGGCACGAGAACGCGAAATCCGCGTTTGGGGTGCTCTTCATCCTCTCGGAAGATCGTGATGCCCTCGCGCTTCTGTGCTCGCCACCGCACGCCGAATAGGGCATACACGGCAACGCCTGCTCCCGCCCAAATTCCGGCCGCCAGCCATGCCCACACCGGCAGGAACGCTATGAGGAACAGCGTACCTGCAATGCCCAAGCCAGGCACCAGCGGGAAGAACGGCAGCACGGTTTTGCGAGCAGGCTCCTCGGCCCGATCGTAGCGGATGATTGCAGATACATTCACGCCGACGGCCGCCAACGCCCACACGAAAGCGGCCGCGGCAGCGAGGGCGCTTGCGGGAACCGCCGCTGCGAGAAGCGCCGCGACGCCTGCCACCGCCAGCAAGAGCGCGATGGGTGCTCTGCCCCCCCTGTCCAGATGCGTCAGGGCCGCCGGCAGAAAGCCGTGGCGAGCCAAGATAAGGCCCTGCCGTACCGCAACGAGGATGACCCACCACAGCGCCCCTGCCATCAGCAGGCACAGCAGTCCTGTCGTAGCCATCGCTCCCCATCGGCTCCAGAAGGGCCACGCGGCCCCCTCGGTGCCGTGCGGGACCATGAGGAAGCCGACCAGCCCCACGCTGCACGGAATCAAAATCCCCGCTGCTACCAGAACTCGCGGCAGGTTGACGCGAGGCCGCCTGAGGTCTTCGGACTCAACCAACGCGGCTTCCAGCCCCCAAAACCCCACCAGCGCCAGTGCCGTAACACCCCATGTAAACCGCGCTGCAACCCCGGCGATCGGCGCGACCCCCACCCCAACACCGACGATGTGGTCAATTCCCAGAGCCGCGACATACCCAACCAGGGGACCTATCAGAAGAACAATCTGAAGAGGCCGCTGCCATCTGCTCGCCAGGGTAACGAGCGCCATCAACAGCACAACGCCCGCCGCAAACGCGGGCCGCGTCCAGCCCGCCCCCAGCCCCACCCATGCTCCTAATTGCTCCCCCAACGCACGGCCAAGGAGGGCTGCAACGGTGAGTTCGCCGCCGAGGAGAACCCAGCCGACCAGCGAGGACAGCCAGTCGCTGTGGGCCTGAAGCGCCAGACGGTAGATGCCGTGAGGATCCGGCGAGGCGCGTTGCAAATCCAGAACGGTCCAGATGGTGAACCCCACCACGAGTCCGGCGATCGCGCACGAGATGAGCATCCGCGAGGGCAGAACGCTCGCCAGTTGCGGCCCCAGCGCCGCGAGGGACACCGCAAACCCCAGCGAACCGCTCATGAGCACGAGCCGCGACGGAGTCAGACCTCGGCTCACGCGGAAATCCGAGAAGAATTCCTTCGCCCTATCGGGCTCGTTTTCCCTGTGTCGCCCCACTTCGCTCACAACGCTCCTGCACGGGCAGGGAGCACCCCGCCCCGCTCACGGCGCAATCGTTACCGCCACGGCGCAAGGCTCCGGGAAGTTGCCGGTCTTGTCCACCACTACCAGGCGCAATGTGTACTCGCCCGCCGGGAACGCCGCCGCGTTGAACGTCTCCAGCACGCCATCGGACACGGGCGCGTAGTGCAGGTCGCCGACTACAGACCACTGCGACGGGTTGCTCCCGATGCCGATCTCTATCTTGTAGTACCAGAAGTTGCCGATGGCAGCGGTGCCCGTTACCTGCACGACGCCCGAAAGGCGCGCGCCAGGCCTCGGCGAGGTCAGGTTGACGCCGGGCGTGGGGCACAGGGGTGGCGGCGCAGGCGTGGCCGTGGGCGTAAACACAGGCGCGGTGGGGATCGGCTGCCGCGTGGGTCGGACGCGGGTAATGGTGGCTGTGGGCGTCGGCGTCAGTTCCTCGGGGCTGTAGGTGGGTGTGGCGCGCAGGAATCGCGTCGCCGTGGGCGTCGGCTCCGTCGTCGCGGGCGTGGTCGGCCCCCCCAGGTGCGTGGCGACGAACAGCGCCCCGGCCAGCAAGGCCATGACGATCATCACGGTAACGGCGCGATACAGGCGGTTCCGCGCGAACTCCTTCTCCAGCGAGAAGATGGACTGGCGAATCTCCGCCCGGGCCTTGAGCGCCGCCCGCAACGCAAACAGGGCGACGATGGCGAACAGGATGTACAGCCATATCGCGTAGGCTTTCAGCAGGGTGATTACGATGGACATGACTTCTCTACCCTCAAGGACTTTACACCCAAGACGTCGTACCGGCCACTAGGTTCCGCCCAGTTCGCGCAGGACGCCGCGGATGAGGGCAGCCAGACGCGGGGCCAGCACACGGCCTGCGGCGAGCACCTCCTCGTGGGTGGTGTCGTCGTGGCCGGCCGCGGCCTCCCCCGGCGACAGGGTGTTGGCGATGCCCGATATGCCCAACACCCGCGTGCCCCCATGCCGCGCCACGGTTACCTCGGGCACGGTGGACATGCCCACTGCGTCGGCGCCGATGGCGCGCAGAAACCGCATGTCGGCAGGCGTCTCAAAACTAGGCCCCGCCAGCATGATGTACACGCCCTCGCGGAGCGGAATCCCCTCGCGCGCGGCCACGCGGCGGGCGATGGCCCGCAACTCCGGATCGTAGGCGCGGCTCATGTCCGGGAAGCGCGGCCCCAGTTCAGGGTCATTCGGCCCCCGCAACGGGTTCAGGCCGGCCATCCCCACCAGGTTGATGTGGTCGGCGATGAGCATCAGGTCGCCGGCGCGGAACTCGGGATTCAGCCCGCCCGCAGCGTTGGTAACGATGAGCACCCCGATCCCCATTTGCTGGAAGGTTCGGACGGGAAACGTTACCTGCTGCATGGAGTAGCCCTCGTAGTAGTGGGCGCGGCCCTGCATCATCGCCACGCAGGTCCCCTCCAGCCGCCCGATGACCAGCCGCCCCATGTGCCCCTCCACGGTGCACTGGGGGAACTCGGGTATCTCGCTGTAGGGGATCACGTCGGCATCTTGTACCTCTGACACCAGGCCGCCCAGACCCGAACCCAAAACGACGGCCACCTGGGGCCTGTGGCGCGTCCGCGCGAAGATGGCTTCTGCCGCTCGCGCAAAATGCTGCTTTGTGTAGAACTCCGGCATGCTGTCCCCCTGGTTGGTGTGCAAAGCGAAGCCTCAATCCTTCCTGGCCCTGGGGTGGGCGTTGTCATACGCCTCCCGCAGTTCCTCTTTCGTAAGGTGGGTGTAAATCTGGGTTGTGGAGACGCTGGCGTGGCCCAGGAGCCTCTGGACATCGGGGAGTTTCGCACCGCCGGTCAACAGGTGCGTGGCGAAAGAATGGCGCAGCGTGTGCGGCGTAACCGCCTTGCTGATGCCGGCCTCCTCCACGTAGTGCTTGATGATGAGCCACAGCCCCTGGCGCGTGAGCGGCTTCCCCTGGAAGTTGACGAAGAGCGCCTGCTCGTTCGGATCCTTGGCCATGTGGATGCGTCCGCGCTGCAGGTAAGCCTCCACCGCCTCCAGTGCGTGCGGGTGGACGGGGATGATGCGCTCCTTGTGCCGCTTGCCGTGCACCACGCGCACGCTCCCCGACGCCAGGTTGATGTCGTTCAGCGTCAGCGACACCAGTTCCGTTACCCGCATGCCCGTGGCGTACAGCAGTTCCAGAATCGCCCGATCCCTCAGAATCTTGGGGTCGTCGCCCGTTCCTGGGGCCTCCAGAAGCCGATCCACCTCCTTGCGTGTCAGCGTTTTGGGCAGCCTCTTGCCCAGCCTCGGCGAGTCCAGCGTCGTCGTCGGATCCTCCTTGATGCGGCCCTCTCGCGCCAGGAAGTGGAAGAAGGACTTGACGGCAGCCAGTTTGCGCGCCACGGACGAGGAGGCGTATTCGCGCTCCTTCAGGTGCATCACGTAGTTCACGACCAGGTTCTTGTCCACAGCGTTCCAGTCGGCGGGCGTCGGCACTTTGCCACGGATGAAGTCCACGAACTGCGTCAAGTCGTTCCGATAGGCGGCCAACGTGTTATCCGAATAGGCTTTCTCTACCCTCAAGTAACTGAGGAACTCTTCTACTTCTTGTAGCATTCGGTTCCTCCTTAGTCTCGGCGCTGCGCAGGGGCGACCCGCGCGGGCGCAAGGCTCGCCGGCGCCTCCTGCGTGGGCGAACAGACGCTACCCTATTTTACCACAACTTTGCATAAAATCAATACGGGGAGGGGGCGAATATGCATTTCGGGAAGTGTTATCCCTTTGTGTCTCTGCGCCTTTGTAAGAAGCATGATTCTCACACAAAGGCACGAAGGCGAGACACGTAGGGCGGCTTTCCGTAGCCGCCAGGGTGCGGGAGGAGTCGGGTGAGGTCAACCCCCACGGGTGTGAAGACCCCAAGGGTCTCCGAGACCCTTGGGGTCTTTGCGTTACCCGCGAACCGAAACGCACCCCGCGCTACGGCCAGATTGCCTCGCCGCTGCACGCCTCGCATGACGGGTGTCCTCGCACCATAGTAAGCGAAACAGGCAGCGGCTAGGAGCCATCGGCCATCCCCTTCTGCACCCACAGCGCCATCAGCGTCAGCCACTTGCTGGGCTGGCCCTTCTTCTCCAGATCGGCCTGTATGCGGCCCTGGGGCGCGTTCTCCAGAACCCACACGCCGTCGGGCGTCCGCTTGCGCTGGAGTACGGCCAGCGCATCCTCCATCCGCGAGTCCCGATAGCCCAGGCGCACCAGCACCCACAGCCCGCGCAGGATGTTGTAGCCGTAGAACCAGGGGAATGCCAGCGTAAGCCACTGGGGTTTGATGACCGCAAAGTCGTGGTGGTCGGCCTTGTAGAGGTGGTGCATGAGAAGGAACTCGGCGGCGCGCGCTGCGGCATCCCGCACCGCAGCGGTGCGTCGCTCCTCCGGAATCTCCGCGAACGCCTCCATGGAGCAAATCGTGCCGTAGAAGCAGCCGTGCGTGTCGCGGACGTGTGCCCTCCAGTAAGGACACAACCACCCGCCATCGGCGTTCTGCACGTCCACGAGCCAGTTCACGGCGCGCCACACGCGGGGGTCGTCGCCATAGCCCAGTCGCAGCAACGCCGCCACCACGTTGCCTGTGAGACACGACAGCACCGATTGGTGCAACAGGTCTGCGATGAAGTCCGTTTCCGGCGGGGGCGACTTGCCTCGTTGCCGCGCCCGCCGGGCGACGTAGGCGTACTCGCGCCGCGCGCCCTCTTCGCCGCGCTCGCGGAAGCCGCCCTCCGGCCCTTGGAAGGCCAACACATGCTCCACAGCCCTGCGTATCGGCTCCTCATCACGGCTCAACCCCAAAAACCCCAACAGCATCAGCGTCCAGTAGGTGGCCTTGTACTTGGGCAGGTAGGGCGAGGACGGGTCGCCCCAGTGGCCTTCGGGCGCCTGCCTGGCCCAGATGCGCCGCACAACGGGGGATTCCGGGATGGCCGCGCGGGCCTGGCGCACGTCGGAGTCATCGTCGCCGCAGCCCAGCAGTTGGCGCAGAGCATGATAGCGCACGAATGGGTTATCCGGCTCAAGAAGCCAGTCCAGGGGATTCACGCCCGCCCTCACTCTATCACCAGCGCGCATTCTTGCGTCGCGCGCACCCAATAGCCCCGTCCAGGCTCCAGGTTCGCCAGATCATTGCCGATGCTGGCCGAGGGATTATATCGCTTCCACGGCTGCGGTTCGCCCGCGTGGTAGCCCCACACGATGCTGTACTTGCCCGCGATGGACGCCAGAGCGTCGGCCACGGGGCGCGGCGTCGCCGACGGGTACGCGACTAGATTCCAGCCGACGCGCAGCGCCTGGCTCGTGGCCAAAGGCGGCGTGCCGCGCACCGCAAGCGCCGCCGGCTCGGTCATCAGAATCCAGAAAGCCGTCCGCTCGTCCAGCGCCAGGAGCGTCTGCCCTTCGGGCGGGAGCGCGGGGTTGTAGGTGCGCCACCCCTGCGCCGCGGCGTCCCACGAGTGCACGATGGCATACTTGTCCGCGATGGATTGCAGCACGTCGGTGATGGCGCTGCTCTCCGGGACAACGGGAATGGACGCCAGGTTCCAACCCGCCACCAGCGGCACCGTCCCGACGCCTTGCTGCCGCTCGTAAGCGCCTAGGTCGGGAGCGTCGCCGACGGGCCGAAGGCTGCCGTCCAGGTCATCGGGCGGCGCGCCGACGGGCGTGCCCGCGTCCACGGCGGGGCTATCGGCCAGCAGGTGATAGTCGCCGTCCGCGCCCCAGGCCCGCGCGACGAATCGCGGGTCGCCGTACAGGCTGCCCACGCCCAGCGTGCCGATGGTGGCGGAAGTGTAGGTCGTGCCTCCGTGGACGAAGACCTCGTCGGGGCTGCCGGGGAAGTAGAACAGGTTGCGGTCGGCGATGACGGTGGACGCGCCCGCGACGTAGATGGGCGAGTCCGCGCCGCGCCAGATGCCGTTGCGCAAGATGAGGACAACGGGCACGTTGGGCGTGTCGTACTGCACGTGCATCAGGTAGTTGTGGCCCAGCGTGTCGTCCACGGTTACGTTCACGAACTCAAACGTGGCGTTGGCCTGCTCGGTGCCGATGACAACGGCGGCCCAGGGCGTCGTCGTGGGGTCGCCGTCGCCGCGCCCGTAGATGAGCGTGTTCTCCACGCGGCTGCCCCCGCCCCACAATTTCACGCCGTCGCAGGAGTTGTTCGCCACGACGCACCGGCGGATGGTGGTGCGGGCCGACTTGGAGTCCAGCCCGTCGCCGTAGTTGTGGGCCGCCACGGTGTCCTCAATGGTGATGGGGCCGTCGGACGGTTCAATGCCGAACCCGTCGGGGCGGTCATAGGGACGGTTGGACCCATCGCCGCCCTGGTAGTAGTGGCCGCCGTAGGACAGCGTGCACCCGCGGATGAGCAGATTGCGCACGCCGCCGTGCTCGCCCGCAGGCCCCAGGATGGCACCGAACCCGCAGTACTCAAACCGGCTGTCCAGCACCTGCAGGTCGTCCACGTCCTGGATGTCCAGCCCGCCCTCGTCTATGTGATGCACGTACAGATCCTTGAGCACA contains:
- a CDS encoding TIGR00341 family protein, producing MSRGLTPSRLVLMSGSLGFAVSLAALGPQLASVLPSRMLISCAIAGLVVGFTIWTVLDLQRASPDPHGIYRLALQAHSDWLSSLVGWVLLGGELTVAALLGRALGEQLGAWVGLGAGWTRPAFAAGVVLLMALVTLASRWQRPLQIVLLIGPLVGYVAALGIDHIVGVGVGVAPIAGVAARFTWGVTALALVGFWGLEAALVESEDLRRPRVNLPRVLVAAGILIPCSVGLVGFLMVPHGTEGAAWPFWSRWGAMATTGLLCLLMAGALWWVILVAVRQGLILARHGFLPAALTHLDRGGRAPIALLLAVAGVAALLAAAVPASALAAAAAFVWALAAVGVNVSAIIRYDRAEEPARKTVLPFFPLVPGLGIAGTLFLIAFLPVWAWLAAGIWAGAGVAVYALFGVRWRAQKREGITIFREDEEHPKRGFRVLVPVANPKTAKHLMELALTLVKPVDGDIVALQVVETPARVSIATGRRLARGQLEALKAASEAVEEQGVPVHVMTRVARTAHQGIVDTAVEEDCDLIILGWTQRAPVSSGSLGRIVDAVLRDAPCGVLVVSGQVPQRAQRILVPVTSGPHAEEALQLAGRLAQTFGASVKALHVVAPEASAEAESKARERVDECVDALKATCYADLDVVRSDDVVGAIVSEAERADMLVMGMSKESWLDRVLFGRVPEQVLTKTDTPLMLVRAPSNLARVWLHRLWDGFYSLFPNLEPEELVTLYRTLREGARGDVNYYVLIVLSAVIASLGLLADSAAVIIGAMLVAPLMTPILALSLGIVLGEPRMLSRGAESTIKGVGAAVVLSAFSALLFPVSQPTAEIIARTHPTLMDLGVALASGAAGAYALARKEVAAALPGVAIAAALMPPLCTVGIGLAQGSGSVMGGALLLFLTNLIAITLAGAFVFLLLGIRPKAQAAEREAWFRRGLTFSAAALVIISALLVGIMVRSERVSAEQRLLREVLASEVERLPSARLVSVDSARRSGGVWRIEATVQLAEPPDAQQAESVSRALAEVLHGPVQLRLRTVLVQEVESRHPK
- a CDS encoding purine-nucleoside phosphorylase — encoded protein: MPEFYTKQHFARAAEAIFARTRHRPQVAVVLGSGLGGLVSEVQDADVIPYSEIPEFPQCTVEGHMGRLVIGRLEGTCVAMMQGRAHYYEGYSMQQVTFPVRTFQQMGIGVLIVTNAAGGLNPEFRAGDLMLIADHINLVGMAGLNPLRGPNDPELGPRFPDMSRAYDPELRAIARRVAAREGIPLREGVYIMLAGPSFETPADMRFLRAIGADAVGMSTVPEVTVARHGGTRVLGISGIANTLSPGEAAAGHDDTTHEEVLAAGRVLAPRLAALIRGVLRELGGT
- the xerD gene encoding site-specific tyrosine recombinase XerD; amino-acid sequence: MLQEVEEFLSYLRVEKAYSDNTLAAYRNDLTQFVDFIRGKVPTPADWNAVDKNLVVNYVMHLKEREYASSSVARKLAAVKSFFHFLAREGRIKEDPTTTLDSPRLGKRLPKTLTRKEVDRLLEAPGTGDDPKILRDRAILELLYATGMRVTELVSLTLNDINLASGSVRVVHGKRHKERIIPVHPHALEAVEAYLQRGRIHMAKDPNEQALFVNFQGKPLTRQGLWLIIKHYVEEAGISKAVTPHTLRHSFATHLLTGGAKLPDVQRLLGHASVSTTQIYTHLTKEELREAYDNAHPRARKD
- a CDS encoding right-handed parallel beta-helix repeat-containing protein → MKRLLAGMLVILCLVAAGLWSPARAQGRTYYVATTGSDATGDGSLARPWGTPGYGSRQLRPGDTLIILGGRYVLSRFDDDILIPPSGTANAWVTIRGEEGQRPVLAGRDNLFAAVILAGANYVRVENLEITHDDQATGPAAWFRTGISITGAPASRIVLKDLYVHHIDEGGLDIQDVDDLQVLDSRFEYCGFGAILGPAGEHGGVRNLLIRGCTLSYGGHYYQGGDGSNRPYDRPDGFGIEPSDGPITIEDTVAAHNYGDGLDSKSARTTIRRCVVANNSCDGVKLWGGGSRVENTLIYGRGDGDPTTTPWAAVVIGTEQANATFEFVNVTVDDTLGHNYLMHVQYDTPNVPVVLILRNGIWRGADSPIYVAGASTVIADRNLFYFPGSPDEVFVHGGTTYTSATIGTLGVGSLYGDPRFVARAWGADGDYHLLADSPAVDAGTPVGAPPDDLDGSLRPVGDAPDLGAYERQQGVGTVPLVAGWNLASIPVVPESSAITDVLQSIADKYAIVHSWDAAAQGWRTYNPALPPEGQTLLALDERTAFWILMTEPAALAVRGTPPLATSQALRVGWNLVAYPSATPRPVADALASIAGKYSIVWGYHAGEPQPWKRYNPSASIGNDLANLEPGRGYWVRATQECALVIE